Below is a genomic region from Treponema sp. OMZ 798.
ACCGAGCATACCTGTACTGCCGAGAACAAGAACACTTATTTTTTTCATTTTATTGCCTCGATATATAAAGATACTTCAGGAACAGTGGTATCAAATAAAACGGTATTTCGTAATATAGGTGAAATACTTTTTCCATATGCAGAAGGTATTATATGTTCAAAATTAGATGAACGTAGAACGTCGATTAATTTATTTTTATTAAACCAATTTATATGATATTCCGGGTGGTTATAATCAAAAGAACAAAGAGAAGAAAAATAATTTAGGGTATTTATATAGTCATTTGAATCCATCAAGCGTTTAAATTCCGATGAAACAATTTTTAGATGATTATCCGAAACAATAGGAGATAAACTTCTAAAACAATATAAAAGAAACATATCTTCAAGACTGGCCTTTTCCAATACATTCATAGGAACTCCAAACCACTGTTCTTCCCACAGTTTTGTTTCGATTGTCTTAGGATATTTCCCAAAAAAAACACAATCTTCACGCTTATAAGCATCATAATAATAATCAATATCCGGCTGGACAATTCTTAATAATCCTTTTGGCTTTAAGATTCGATAACATTCCGATAAAATATTCTTTGCTGCGGCATCGGTTATATGCTCTAAGACATGGCTGATATATATAATTTCCGCACATTTGTCCGGTAGCGGTAATTGTTCCTTTTTCATTAAATCATACTCAATATTAACAATATGCTGATTTTGATCATAAAAATCATTATGATAATCAATATTTGTCCAATACGGATGAAAAAAACTACCGGCACCAATATTATAGAATCTCCGATTTTCAATAGATTCTTCAGAATAAAGCATCCTATATAATCCAGATTCTTCAGTGCTAATTTGAGGATATATACATTCATCTTCTTTAAAACTCTTCTTTGAAATTTCCAGCCCCAGAAGGTTAAAGATTTTTTTAATTATTTTTTTTATATAGCCGAACATAATTTATCCTCTATTTTTTTGAGTTTTCAATTCATTTTGAACATAGTCAAGATTTAACAACATATCTTTTAATTCTTGAACACTTAAACGCTTTGTATTATCCGAGTTATATTCTTCATGTGAGATTTTCGAACCGTATTTTTGTACATATTTTGTATAATTTAAATCTCTAAAGTCGGCAGGAATTCTAAAATAATTTCCCAAGTCTTCAGCTTTAGTCATTTCTTCTTTACTGCAAAGCGTTTCATACATTTTTTCACCGTGCCTGGAACCGATAATTTTTATTTCGTTATCGGCATTAAAAATTTGTTTTACGGCATTTGCCAAATCCATTATAGTTGCCGCGGGAGCTTTTTGTATAAAAAGATCTCCGGAATTGGCATTTTCAAAAGCATACATTACAAGTTCTATAGCACTCGGTAAAGACATCATAAAGCGTGTCATTTCGGGTTCCGTTACAGTTAAGGGTAAACCGTCTTTTATTTGTTGGATAAATAGGGGAATAATAGATCCTCTGGAGCACATAACATTCCCATATCTGGTTGCACAAATAACCGCATTATTATTTTTGATACGTGAATCGCGGGCCTTTGAAATTGCAAGTTTTTCCATTAAGGCTTTTGTCATGCCCATCGTATTAATAGGGTAGACCGCCTTATCCGTACTTAAAACTATAACTTTTTCAACTCCATTTTGGGCAGCCGCCTCCAAGAGATTTTCAGACCCCAGAATATTTGTTTTAATTGCTTCGTAAGGATAAAATTCACACGAAGGAACCTGTTTTAATGCAGCTGCTTGAAAAACATAATTTACATCACGCATTGCCGAATTAATACTCTTAAAATCCCTTATATCACCGATAATAAAATTCAGCTTATCGCTTTTATATTGGATACGCATTTCTTCCTGTTTTTTTTCGTCACGGCTGAATATTCTGATTTCTTTTAAATCGGAGTTTAAAAATTGTTTTAATGCTTCTCCGCCGAAAGAACCCGTTCCACCCGTAATCATCAGTACCTTATTCTTGTAAATATCCGATTTAAATGTATTCATGTATATGTTCCTTCTCCGTATAATTTATACTTTGTATACTATTTTTTTATAATCTTCTGTACCTTACTTTTAAATTTCTGTTTTATAGTTTTTAACTTATATTTCACGGTTCTATGCTCATAAGGAGTTCCGCCCATCTTAATCCAGTGTCTGTAATTTTTTTCCCATGTTTCGTTGTATAATCCGTTCCAAAACTTGGGCTGACCATAGGCATGAAGAATTTTAACAGCAGAAGGCTTAAAAGAATCAGAAGGATGCACACTATATATTTTATCTATAATTCTTGTTACTCCTGCTTTGATATCGAATTCTTGCAATAATAAATTTACGACTGCCTGTTCCGGAAGCAATAGGTATTGTGCGAGTCTTTTTGTATACTCTATACACCATGCATATAAATCCTTATAATCTCTAAGAGTGTCACAAAGAACAAAAAGGGACATACAAAGCCCCTCTCGTTCCAAATCATATTTTTTTAGAAAATTTAGGTTCGAATAATTTCCTTGAAATGCATTATATATATGGCCGCTTGTTGAAATCATAATTTCAATACCTGAAGATGATTTTTCCTTTAACTCAGATAAATCATCTACTATCACTACATCATAATCTGTCCAAATAACACATTCATAATCCTCAAGCAGCTTAAAACATTCGTATTTGCAAAATACCATTGGGCTAAAATACTTCGTTACCACATCTCCAAAATCTGTTACATCATTAAATGGCGATTCATATAAAATAAACCGTGTAGGAAAAATACTATTTATCAACTTCTGATCTTTTTCTGAAATGCCGTCATGAAAAATAACTATTTCATCTGCAAGAGTAGGATTAGTATCCTTTATATTCATTACAAGGCAAGCCATTGCAGGGACATCATTAGATGTTCCGCCTGTTACTATTGCCGTATTTTTTTTCATTGCATATTACTCCACTGTAACATAGGCAAAACACAACCACTCCTTACATCATCGCCAAAATCTGTCCCAATTGATCCTGAAACATCAAAGCTAATAAACGGTTCACATCCAGGATTTATTATATAAGAAACATGATGCAAACCACCCGACATCAAAGCTTTATATTTACCTATATTTAACCAACTATTCGGAATTTGAAACAAGAATTTACTTTTACCTAATTGAAAACTGGTATCCATATTTATATCTCGCACCCACGTGGTAAACACGACCTGACCGCCACTATTTATAAAAGATATACCAAAGTTTAACAAAGGATTGTTTTCTTTTATATCAGCCTCTATGACAAACCTAATGTTTTTTTCATCCCTTGTAAACGAGTTTACTTTCTCACCGTTACTATTTATTATATACATTTTTTCAGGAGTAA
It encodes:
- a CDS encoding polysaccharide biosynthesis protein; this encodes MNTFKSDIYKNKVLMITGGTGSFGGEALKQFLNSDLKEIRIFSRDEKKQEEMRIQYKSDKLNFIIGDIRDFKSINSAMRDVNYVFQAAALKQVPSCEFYPYEAIKTNILGSENLLEAAAQNGVEKVIVLSTDKAVYPINTMGMTKALMEKLAISKARDSRIKNNNAVICATRYGNVMCSRGSIIPLFIQQIKDGLPLTVTEPEMTRFMMSLPSAIELVMYAFENANSGDLFIQKAPAATIMDLANAVKQIFNADNEIKIIGSRHGEKMYETLCSKEEMTKAEDLGNYFRIPADFRDLNYTKYVQKYGSKISHEEYNSDNTKRLSVQELKDMLLNLDYVQNELKTQKNRG
- a CDS encoding methyltransferase domain-containing protein produces the protein MFGYIKKIIKKIFNLLGLEISKKSFKEDECIYPQISTEESGLYRMLYSEESIENRRFYNIGAGSFFHPYWTNIDYHNDFYDQNQHIVNIEYDLMKKEQLPLPDKCAEIIYISHVLEHITDAAAKNILSECYRILKPKGLLRIVQPDIDYYYDAYKREDCVFFGKYPKTIETKLWEEQWFGVPMNVLEKASLEDMFLLYCFRSLSPIVSDNHLKIVSSEFKRLMDSNDYINTLNYFSSLCSFDYNHPEYHINWFNKNKLIDVLRSSNFEHIIPSAYGKSISPILRNTVLFDTTVPEVSLYIEAIK
- a CDS encoding glycosyltransferase, translating into MKKNTAIVTGGTSNDVPAMACLVMNIKDTNPTLADEIVIFHDGISEKDQKLINSIFPTRFILYESPFNDVTDFGDVVTKYFSPMVFCKYECFKLLEDYECVIWTDYDVVIVDDLSELKEKSSSGIEIMISTSGHIYNAFQGNYSNLNFLKKYDLEREGLCMSLFVLCDTLRDYKDLYAWCIEYTKRLAQYLLLPEQAVVNLLLQEFDIKAGVTRIIDKIYSVHPSDSFKPSAVKILHAYGQPKFWNGLYNETWEKNYRHWIKMGGTPYEHRTVKYKLKTIKQKFKSKVQKIIKK